One Cellulomonas soli DNA window includes the following coding sequences:
- a CDS encoding UDP-N-acetylmuramate dehydrogenase: MELDACDLPAPSPLPGVPPRALQPPGTVPTLAELTTLRVGGPARRYVETSTEQDLIDVVRDADAAAEPVLVLGGGSNVVVADTGFEGVVVRDVRGGIAVPDASACAGVTLTVPAGTPWDQVVAYAVEQGLHGVEALSGIPGSTGAAPVQNVGAYGQEVSQSIAHVRVWDRARGRVRTLPLVTLAFGYRSSLLKRSMRAADPSDPAAPWAPTPRYVVLDVTFQLRPGTLSSPIAYAELARTLGTSIGGRAPLAEVRAAVLALRAGKGMVLDPADPDTASAGSFFTNPLLEQAAADALPADAPRFPAADGRVKSSAAWLIEHAGFSKGFGAPGPATLSTKHTLALTNRGAATTADVLALARQVRDGVRDRFGVELEPEPVLVGVSL; this comes from the coding sequence GTGGAGCTCGACGCCTGCGACCTGCCCGCCCCGAGCCCGCTGCCCGGGGTGCCGCCCCGCGCCCTGCAGCCACCCGGCACCGTGCCGACCCTGGCCGAGCTGACGACCCTGCGGGTCGGTGGTCCCGCCCGGCGGTACGTCGAGACGTCGACCGAGCAGGACCTCATCGACGTCGTCCGTGACGCCGACGCCGCCGCCGAACCCGTGCTCGTGCTGGGCGGCGGGTCGAACGTGGTCGTGGCGGACACCGGGTTCGAGGGCGTGGTGGTCCGTGACGTGCGCGGGGGCATCGCCGTGCCCGACGCGTCGGCCTGCGCGGGCGTCACGCTCACCGTGCCTGCCGGCACGCCGTGGGACCAGGTGGTCGCGTACGCGGTCGAGCAGGGTCTGCACGGCGTCGAGGCGTTGTCCGGGATCCCCGGGTCCACCGGTGCGGCGCCCGTGCAGAACGTCGGCGCGTACGGCCAGGAGGTCTCCCAGTCGATCGCGCACGTGCGGGTCTGGGACCGTGCGCGTGGCCGCGTGCGCACGTTGCCGCTTGTCACGCTCGCGTTCGGGTACCGCAGCTCGCTGCTCAAGCGGTCGATGCGCGCCGCCGACCCGTCCGATCCCGCCGCGCCCTGGGCGCCCACGCCCCGCTACGTCGTGCTCGACGTGACGTTCCAGCTGCGGCCCGGGACGCTCTCGTCACCGATCGCCTACGCCGAGCTCGCCCGCACGCTCGGGACGAGCATCGGTGGGCGCGCACCCCTGGCCGAGGTCCGTGCGGCCGTGCTCGCGCTGCGGGCGGGCAAGGGCATGGTGCTCGACCCGGCCGACCCGGACACGGCGAGCGCCGGGTCGTTCTTCACGAACCCGCTGCTGGAGCAGGCCGCGGCCGACGCCCTGCCGGCCGACGCGCCGCGGTTCCCCGCCGCCGACGGCAGGGTCAAGTCGAGCGCGGCGTGGCTGATCGAGCACGCGGGGTTCAGCAAGGGCTTCGGGGCGCCCGGGCCCGCGACCCTGTCCACGAAGCACACGCTCGCCCTGACGAACCGGGGTGCGGCGACCACGGCGGACGTGCTGGCCCTGGCCCGTCAGGTGCGCGACGGAGTGCGTGATCGCTTCGGCGTCGAGCTCGAGCCGGAGCCGGTGCTCGTCGGCGTCAGCCTCTGA
- a CDS encoding MFS transporter, with protein sequence MSLPSRPGSPGAGPVRPARPPRVSRAARAGVDPTVQRARVLLLGLFGLLGVAVSSWLARIPTIRDLLDLSTGDLGVILLIGSVGALLCVTFAGVVVTRYGSRAGLASSTIVFAVGYVLMGVGPAVGSLPLLAVGVFLQGCSMPLGNVPLNVEAARIERAMGRTVLPQFHAMFSIGAVLGSSLGAVASHAGVPVQLQFGTVAAVFVLWRFSALRGVVLADAPGDASRAVPVEDVVRDPQAGPAPTTERRPTGRRIGTALGAWREPRTLLIGVVIMAASLSEGAANDWLSLAVVDGFDKPEAVGGVVLGVFVGAMTLVRLLGTRLIDRFGRVVVLRTSGLVSIAGLLLFGLAPSFALAGIGVAAWGFGAALAVPIGIAAASDDPVRAAGRVAVVSSFASVASIAAPPLLGLAAEATGARHSLLLITAAMVASVVFSGRVAGPAPAARSDAVAVPSAPDGQEPVGVRSAERHRAPEPLEPAGAVRP encoded by the coding sequence GTGAGCCTGCCCTCCCGCCCCGGGAGCCCCGGTGCCGGACCGGTCCGTCCGGCACGCCCGCCGCGCGTCTCGCGCGCCGCGCGCGCCGGCGTCGACCCGACCGTGCAGCGCGCGCGCGTGCTGCTGCTCGGGCTGTTCGGCCTGCTCGGCGTCGCCGTGTCCAGCTGGCTCGCGCGCATCCCGACGATCCGGGACCTGCTCGACCTGTCCACCGGAGACCTCGGCGTCATCCTGCTGATCGGTTCGGTCGGCGCCCTCCTGTGCGTGACGTTCGCCGGCGTGGTCGTCACCCGGTACGGCAGCCGGGCGGGGCTCGCGTCGTCGACGATCGTGTTCGCGGTCGGGTACGTGCTCATGGGTGTCGGACCGGCCGTCGGATCGTTGCCGCTGCTCGCCGTCGGCGTCTTCCTGCAGGGCTGCTCGATGCCGCTGGGCAACGTCCCGCTCAACGTGGAGGCCGCACGCATCGAGCGGGCCATGGGTCGCACCGTCCTCCCGCAGTTCCACGCGATGTTCTCCATCGGCGCCGTGCTCGGCTCGTCGCTCGGGGCCGTGGCCTCGCACGCGGGCGTGCCCGTGCAGCTGCAGTTCGGCACTGTCGCCGCGGTGTTCGTCCTCTGGCGGTTCTCGGCGCTGCGCGGCGTGGTCCTGGCCGACGCGCCCGGTGACGCCTCGCGCGCCGTGCCCGTCGAGGACGTCGTGCGTGACCCCCAGGCGGGCCCGGCGCCGACCACGGAGCGGCGCCCCACCGGGCGGCGGATCGGCACCGCTCTCGGCGCCTGGCGCGAGCCGCGGACCTTGCTCATCGGGGTCGTCATCATGGCCGCCTCGCTGTCCGAGGGCGCCGCCAACGACTGGCTCTCGCTCGCCGTCGTCGACGGGTTCGACAAGCCCGAGGCCGTCGGCGGGGTCGTCCTCGGCGTGTTCGTCGGGGCGATGACCCTCGTGCGGCTGCTCGGCACCCGGCTCATCGACCGGTTCGGTCGCGTCGTCGTGCTGCGCACCTCGGGGCTCGTGTCGATCGCCGGGCTGCTGCTGTTCGGTCTCGCCCCGTCCTTCGCGCTGGCCGGCATCGGCGTGGCCGCCTGGGGGTTCGGCGCGGCGCTCGCCGTGCCCATCGGCATCGCGGCCGCCTCGGACGACCCGGTGCGGGCCGCCGGGCGCGTCGCCGTGGTGTCCTCCTTCGCCTCGGTCGCGTCGATCGCCGCCCCACCGCTGCTCGGGCTCGCCGCCGAGGCGACGGGCGCACGCCACTCCCTGCTGCTCATCACGGCCGCCATGGTGGCCAGCGTGGTCTTCTCCGGACGGGTCGCCGGCCCGGCACCGGCTGCGCGGTCCGACGCGGTCGCCGTCCCGTCGGCACCGGACGGACAGGAGCCGGTCGGTGTGCGGTCCGCCGAGCGGCACCGCGCGCCGGAACCGCTCGAACCCGCCGGCGCGGTGCGACCCTGA
- a CDS encoding MaoC family dehydratase translates to MSDRPGLPAATDLSVGQQVVSGQVTVDRARLVRYAGASGDFNPIHWNERVATSVGLPGVIAHGMWTMGAAVTVVTDWLGDPGAVLDYQVRFTRPVPVPDPGEVAVDVVATVGALDLEARTARIDLTVSVDGTRVLGKAQAVVRLG, encoded by the coding sequence ATGAGCGACCGTCCCGGCCTTCCAGCGGCGACCGACCTCAGCGTCGGTCAGCAGGTCGTCTCCGGCCAGGTCACCGTCGACCGGGCCAGGCTCGTCCGCTACGCCGGGGCGAGCGGCGACTTCAACCCGATCCACTGGAACGAACGCGTGGCCACCTCGGTCGGCCTGCCCGGTGTGATCGCGCACGGCATGTGGACGATGGGCGCGGCCGTCACGGTCGTGACCGACTGGCTGGGCGACCCGGGTGCGGTGCTCGACTACCAGGTGCGCTTCACGCGCCCCGTGCCCGTGCCAGACCCGGGCGAGGTCGCCGTCGACGTCGTCGCGACGGTCGGAGCGCTGGACCTCGAGGCCCGGACCGCACGGATCGACCTGACGGTCTCCGTCGACGGGACGCGCGTGCTCGGCAAGGCCCAGGCGGTCGTCCGGCTCGGTTGA
- a CDS encoding GntR family transcriptional regulator → MSVSLEVALDSGVPVYEQIRTQVVAHVAAGRLAVGDRLPTIRALAADLGVAPGTVARAFRELEQAGVVATRRRTGTVVAARGADVGPLLAAQAYVRAAREAGLTDEDALTLVRGALLGAAEPTTADRSGSIGPT, encoded by the coding sequence ATGAGCGTCTCGCTCGAGGTGGCGCTCGACTCGGGCGTGCCCGTCTACGAGCAGATCCGCACGCAGGTCGTCGCCCACGTCGCGGCCGGACGACTCGCCGTGGGCGACCGGCTCCCGACCATCCGCGCGCTCGCGGCCGACCTGGGCGTCGCCCCCGGCACCGTCGCGCGCGCGTTCCGCGAGCTCGAGCAGGCGGGTGTCGTCGCGACACGGCGGCGGACCGGCACGGTGGTCGCCGCGCGCGGCGCGGACGTCGGCCCGCTGCTCGCCGCGCAGGCCTACGTCCGCGCCGCCCGCGAGGCCGGGCTGACCGATGAGGACGCGCTCACCCTCGTGCGCGGTGCCCTGCTCGGCGCCGCCGAGCCGACGACAGCCGACCGGTCGGGATCGATCGGTCCGACCTGA
- a CDS encoding LacI family DNA-binding transcriptional regulator encodes MSSQRPTLADVAAAAGVSVSTASLAFSGAGPIAAATRQRVLDAATALDYAGPNPLGRQLRRGRSGIVGVVVGDALRRSFRDPVSVQVLDGLVGTLGALDLGVLLIPNSCDAGAPAVDPLLESAAMDVAVLLWGGTTDAEVLGALRRRGVPTVLVEGSRTADVPVVGIDDRGGMARLARHLTDLGHRRISVVTLPFSRERHEGLVDEADRHEPAWVITGRRLAGVLDAGVVPHSVWETPASLVEHGAVAGRALLTAPEPPTAILCQSDLLASGVVLAARELGLRVPQDVSVAGFDGLDLPWLAPDVLTSVVQPLAEKGAAAGHAVEALLAGEQPANVELPVTLRIGTTTGPAPA; translated from the coding sequence CTGTCGAGCCAGCGCCCGACCCTCGCCGACGTCGCCGCCGCCGCCGGCGTCTCCGTCTCGACGGCGTCCCTCGCGTTCTCCGGCGCGGGCCCCATCGCGGCCGCGACGCGGCAGCGGGTGCTCGACGCCGCGACCGCGCTCGACTACGCGGGCCCGAACCCGCTCGGCCGCCAGCTGCGGCGCGGACGCTCCGGCATCGTCGGCGTGGTCGTCGGCGACGCGCTGCGGCGATCCTTCCGCGACCCGGTCTCCGTCCAGGTGCTCGACGGCCTGGTCGGCACCCTCGGCGCGCTCGACCTCGGGGTGCTGCTCATCCCCAACTCCTGCGACGCCGGCGCACCGGCCGTCGACCCGCTCCTCGAGTCCGCCGCGATGGACGTCGCCGTCCTGCTGTGGGGCGGCACGACCGATGCCGAGGTGCTCGGCGCGCTGCGCCGCCGCGGCGTGCCCACCGTGCTCGTCGAGGGCAGCCGCACCGCGGACGTCCCCGTCGTCGGCATCGACGACCGCGGGGGCATGGCCCGCCTCGCGAGGCACCTCACCGATCTCGGGCACCGACGGATCAGCGTCGTCACGCTGCCGTTCTCCCGCGAGCGGCACGAAGGACTCGTCGACGAGGCCGACCGGCACGAACCCGCCTGGGTCATCACCGGCCGCCGGCTGGCCGGCGTCCTGGACGCCGGGGTCGTGCCGCACTCCGTCTGGGAGACGCCCGCCTCGCTCGTCGAGCACGGCGCAGTCGCCGGCCGAGCCCTGCTGACCGCCCCGGAGCCCCCGACCGCGATCCTGTGCCAGTCCGACCTGCTGGCCTCCGGCGTGGTGCTGGCCGCCCGCGAGCTGGGCCTGCGCGTGCCGCAGGACGTGTCGGTGGCGGGGTTCGACGGGCTCGACCTGCCCTGGCTGGCCCCCGACGTGCTGACCTCGGTCGTCCAGCCGCTGGCCGAGAAGGGCGCCGCCGCCGGGCACGCCGTCGAGGCCCTGCTCGCCGGTGAGCAGCCCGCCAACGTCGAGCTGCCCGTCACGCTGCGCATCGGCACCACCACGGGCCCAGCCCCGGCCTGA
- a CDS encoding adenosine deaminase: protein MRDLALLPKAHLHLHFTGSMRPGTLAELAAAHRVRLPSALLDDDPLHVPADERGWFRFQRLYDAARACVRGEADMRRIVAEAVADDAAEGSGRLEMQVDPTSYAPFVGGITPALEIVLDAAREAGARHGVSVGVVVAASRMRHPLEARTLARLAARYAGDGQGEVVGFGLSNDERRGETAAFAPAFAIARRAGLASVPHGGELLGPGHVEDVLGHLHPDRLGHGVRAGEDPRVLERVVASGVALEVCPASNVSLGVYDDARHVPLRALVAAGATVALGADDPLLFRSRLLAQYETARTVHGFSDDELAGLARASIRASRASADVRARLLAGVDAWLATPERVPTA, encoded by the coding sequence GTGCGCGACCTGGCCCTGCTCCCCAAGGCCCACCTGCACCTGCACTTCACGGGGTCGATGCGCCCGGGCACGCTGGCCGAGCTGGCCGCGGCCCACCGGGTCCGCCTGCCGTCGGCGCTGCTCGACGACGACCCGCTGCACGTCCCGGCGGACGAGCGCGGCTGGTTCCGGTTCCAGCGCCTGTACGACGCGGCCCGGGCGTGCGTGCGGGGCGAGGCGGACATGCGCCGGATCGTCGCGGAGGCCGTGGCGGACGACGCCGCGGAGGGTTCGGGCCGGCTCGAGATGCAGGTGGACCCGACCTCGTACGCCCCGTTCGTCGGGGGCATCACGCCGGCTCTGGAGATCGTGCTCGACGCGGCCCGTGAGGCCGGCGCGCGGCACGGGGTGAGCGTCGGGGTCGTCGTGGCGGCCTCGCGCATGCGGCACCCGCTCGAGGCGCGGACCTTGGCCCGGCTGGCCGCGCGGTATGCCGGCGACGGCCAGGGCGAGGTCGTCGGCTTCGGGCTGTCGAACGACGAGCGCCGGGGCGAGACCGCCGCGTTCGCGCCGGCGTTCGCGATCGCCCGGCGGGCGGGGCTCGCGTCCGTGCCGCACGGTGGTGAGCTGCTCGGCCCGGGGCACGTCGAGGACGTGCTGGGGCACCTGCACCCGGACCGGCTCGGGCACGGGGTGCGTGCCGGCGAGGACCCCCGCGTGCTCGAGCGGGTGGTCGCCTCGGGCGTCGCACTGGAGGTCTGCCCGGCCTCGAACGTGTCGCTGGGCGTGTACGACGACGCACGGCACGTGCCGTTGCGGGCGCTGGTGGCCGCGGGGGCGACCGTGGCGCTGGGGGCGGACGACCCGTTGCTGTTCCGGTCGCGTCTGCTCGCGCAGTACGAGACGGCGCGGACGGTGCACGGCTTCTCGGACGACGAGCTGGCCGGGCTTGCGCGGGCGTCGATCCGGGCGTCACGGGCGTCGGCGGACGTGCGGGCACGACTGCTGGCCGGTGTCGACGCCTGGTTGGCGACGCCGGAGCGGGTGCCCACGGCTTGA
- the rpmG gene encoding 50S ribosomal protein L33, whose protein sequence is MASKSSDVRPKITLACTECKERNYITKKNRRNDPDRLEMKKFCPRENRHTIHRETR, encoded by the coding sequence ATGGCCAGCAAGAGCTCGGACGTCCGTCCGAAGATCACGCTCGCGTGCACGGAGTGCAAGGAGCGGAACTACATCACGAAGAAGAACCGTCGGAACGACCCCGACCGTCTCGAGATGAAGAAGTTCTGCCCGCGCGAGAACCGCCACACCATCCACCGCGAGACCCGCTGA
- a CDS encoding YajQ family cyclic di-GMP-binding protein: MASESSFDVVSKVDRQEVDNALNQAAKEIAQRYDFKGVGASITWSGEKVLMVANSSERVLAVLDVFQSKLIKRGISLKSLDTGDDEPKPSGKEYRLEGLIKEGLSTEVAKKLAKIVRDEGPKGVKTQIQGEELRVSAKSRDDLQAAIALLKGADVDAALQFVNYR; the protein is encoded by the coding sequence ATGGCGAGCGAGTCCTCGTTCGACGTCGTCAGCAAGGTCGACCGTCAGGAGGTCGACAACGCGCTCAACCAGGCCGCCAAGGAGATCGCCCAGCGGTACGACTTCAAGGGTGTCGGCGCGTCGATCACGTGGAGCGGCGAGAAGGTCCTCATGGTGGCCAACTCCTCCGAGCGCGTGCTCGCGGTGCTCGACGTGTTCCAGTCCAAGCTCATCAAGCGCGGCATCTCGCTGAAGTCCCTCGACACCGGCGACGACGAGCCGAAGCCGTCGGGCAAGGAGTACCGGCTCGAGGGCCTCATCAAGGAGGGCCTGAGCACCGAGGTCGCCAAGAAGCTCGCCAAGATCGTCCGCGACGAGGGCCCCAAGGGCGTCAAGACGCAGATCCAGGGCGAGGAGCTGCGGGTCAGCGCGAAGAGCCGCGACGACCTGCAGGCGGCCATCGCGCTGCTCAAGGGCGCCGACGTCGACGCGGCGCTGCAGTTCGTCAACTACCGCTGA
- a CDS encoding MFS transporter, whose product MTTPRDPDARTSPGPTPTHLDGPPADPTSGTSAPRVAPEAVGRAVRHASTAVFVVFVLNGFNFASWASRMPAIRDGLGFSPQKMGLLLLVASVGSLLALPLSGLVVERLGARRTVMSFAVLNAGGLVVASVGVAVDQVAVVALGLGLFGVGTGVWDAAMNLEGAAVEQRLGRTVMPRYHAGFSFGTMAAAGIAALVAAAHVPVVVHLPVAVTLSTIGVFLAVRAFLPAGDEHAASGAGVAAEGTDTSADPSTAAPRGARGALAAWRESRTLLIGLVVLAAALTEGAANDWVSLAVVDGFGTSHAVGAIGFGVFVTAMTAMRLFGTVLLDRFGRVTVLRLTAGLALVGLLVFCLVGPLWVALVGVVLWGAGAALGFPVGMSAAADDPLRAAARVSVVSTIGYSAFLAGPPLLGLLADKIGYRNALLAIAVPIVLGLLVTNAAAPLRRPDPAPEAG is encoded by the coding sequence ATGACGACTCCCCGCGACCCCGACGCCCGCACGAGCCCGGGACCGACGCCGACACACCTGGACGGCCCGCCGGCCGACCCCACGAGCGGGACGAGCGCACCGCGCGTCGCCCCCGAAGCCGTCGGCCGTGCCGTGCGCCACGCGTCGACGGCCGTGTTCGTCGTCTTCGTGCTCAACGGCTTCAACTTCGCCAGCTGGGCCTCGCGCATGCCCGCCATCCGCGACGGCCTCGGCTTCTCGCCGCAGAAGATGGGCCTGCTGCTGCTCGTCGCGTCCGTGGGGTCGCTGCTCGCGCTGCCGCTGTCCGGACTCGTCGTCGAACGGCTGGGTGCGCGGCGCACGGTCATGTCGTTCGCGGTGCTCAACGCCGGCGGTCTCGTCGTCGCCTCCGTCGGGGTGGCGGTCGACCAGGTGGCCGTGGTCGCGCTCGGCCTGGGGCTCTTCGGCGTCGGCACAGGGGTCTGGGACGCCGCGATGAACCTCGAGGGCGCCGCCGTCGAGCAGCGCCTCGGTCGGACCGTCATGCCGAGGTACCACGCCGGCTTCTCGTTCGGCACGATGGCGGCGGCCGGCATCGCCGCCCTGGTCGCGGCCGCGCACGTGCCCGTGGTCGTGCACCTGCCCGTCGCGGTGACGCTGTCCACGATCGGGGTGTTCCTCGCCGTGCGCGCCTTCCTGCCCGCAGGCGACGAGCACGCGGCGTCGGGCGCGGGGGTCGCGGCCGAGGGCACCGACACGTCCGCGGACCCCTCGACGGCCGCGCCGCGGGGTGCACGGGGTGCCCTGGCGGCCTGGCGCGAGTCGCGCACCCTGCTGATCGGCCTCGTGGTGCTGGCCGCGGCGCTCACCGAGGGCGCTGCCAACGACTGGGTGAGCCTGGCCGTGGTCGACGGCTTCGGCACCTCGCACGCCGTCGGCGCGATCGGCTTCGGTGTGTTCGTCACCGCGATGACGGCCATGCGCCTGTTCGGCACGGTGCTGCTCGACCGCTTCGGGCGGGTCACCGTGCTGCGCCTGACGGCCGGGCTCGCGCTCGTCGGGCTGCTGGTGTTCTGCCTCGTCGGCCCGCTGTGGGTCGCGCTCGTCGGCGTCGTGCTGTGGGGTGCGGGTGCGGCACTCGGGTTCCCGGTCGGCATGAGCGCCGCGGCGGACGACCCCCTGCGTGCGGCTGCCCGGGTGTCGGTGGTCTCGACGATCGGCTACTCCGCGTTCCTGGCCGGCCCGCCGCTGCTCGGCCTGCTCGCGGACAAGATCGGGTACCGCAACGCGCTGCTGGCCATCGCGGTGCCGATCGTGCTGGGGCTGCTCGTGACGAACGCCGCGGCGCCCCTGCGACGCCCCGACCCGGCACCCGAGGCCGGTTAG
- a CDS encoding FAS1-like dehydratase domain-containing protein, translating into MGVDTGYAGREYPANAVYEVAREKLREFASAVGSTHPAHTDPEAARSLGYPDVIAPATFAVVIAQRAEAQLFEDPAAGIDFSRVVHADERFTHHRPIHAGDRLVTVLHVDQIVERAGLAMITTRAEIATEAGEAVATVVSTLAVRPEDAA; encoded by the coding sequence ATGGGCGTCGACACCGGCTACGCGGGGCGTGAGTACCCCGCGAACGCCGTCTACGAGGTCGCCCGCGAGAAGCTCCGCGAGTTCGCGTCCGCCGTCGGGTCCACGCACCCGGCGCACACGGACCCCGAGGCGGCACGGTCCCTCGGGTACCCGGACGTCATCGCGCCGGCGACCTTCGCGGTCGTCATCGCGCAGCGGGCCGAGGCCCAGCTGTTCGAGGACCCGGCCGCCGGGATCGACTTCAGTCGGGTCGTGCACGCCGACGAGCGGTTCACGCACCACCGGCCCATCCACGCGGGCGATCGTCTTGTCACGGTGCTGCACGTCGACCAGATCGTCGAGCGCGCGGGTCTGGCCATGATCACCACGCGGGCCGAGATCGCCACCGAGGCCGGTGAGGCGGTCGCCACGGTCGTCTCGACGCTCGCGGTCCGACCGGAGGACGCCGCATGA